A window from Gopherus evgoodei ecotype Sinaloan lineage chromosome 24, rGopEvg1_v1.p, whole genome shotgun sequence encodes these proteins:
- the MLLT11 gene encoding protein AF1q: MLDTANSQYNSFLYWRMPIPELDLAELEGLGLTDAALYKAKGGVGKRFGDWKQLRQDISEEDDTLLQFNSFNFWRAPIASVSALDFDLV; the protein is encoded by the coding sequence ATGCTGGACACGGCAAACAGCCAGTATAACTCCTTCCTCTACTGGAGGATGCCCATCCCGGAGCTTGACCTGGCGGAGCTGGAGGGGCTGGGGTTGACCGACGCGGCGCTCTACAAAGCCAAGGGAGGTGTGGGCAAGCGGTTCGGGGACTGGAAGCAGCTCAGGCAGGACATCTCCGAGGAAGATGACACTCTCCTGCAGTTCAACAGCTTCAATTTCTGGCGCGCGCCGATAGCCAGCGTTAGCGCATTAGATTTTGATCTGGTCTGA